A segment of the Georgenia sp. M64 genome:
TCGGACTCCGCGATCGCCTGGCGGTCGATGCCGCGCTGGATCGCCTGGCGGATCACCTGGTCCTGCAGCAGCCCGGCGGTGGAGTTGATGGTGAAGTGGCGCCAGTTCGGGCCCTTGGCCTCGCGGATCTCCGCACCGGACACGGTCTGGGCCAGGGCGTAGGCGTTCGGGTCCGGGCCGACGTCGAAGACGTCGATCTCGTTGTTCTGGAACGCGGTGCCGGTGGCGTCGGGGGCGACGACCCGGAACTGGATCTCGTCCAGCATGGGGGCCGGGCCCCACCAGTTCTCGTTCGGGACGAGGGTGAGGACCTGCTGCGCCTCGTCGAGGTTGTCGACCTTGTAGGGCCCGGTGAACCAGTCGGCCGGGAACTCCAGCCAGCCCTCGTTGAAGGTCGCGGCGTCGGCGACCGACTCGGCCGGGACGACGGAGCTGACGAGCGAGGACCAGTCGGGGTAGGTCTCCTTGAAGGTGATGACGACGTCGAACTCGGTCTCACCCTGCTCGACGGACTCGATCTGCTCGTACGGACCGGTCTGGACGCACTGGAACTCCGCGTTCTCGCCGTTGCAGGCGGTCAGCGAGGCCTGGTAGTCCTCCCAGTTGATCGGGTCCCCGCTGTTCCAGACCGCGTCCGGGTTGAGGTTCAGGGTGATGACCTGCTGGCCGTCGACCGTCTCGTCGGTGAAGTCGAGCAGGTAGTTCTCGTTCGGCACCGGCGAGCCCTCGCCGTTGTAGTCCCAGGTGGCGGGGCTCATGGCGTCGCGGATGTCGGTGTAGTCGGCGTTGTTGCCGTTGACGTGCATGGGGTTCCACTGCGGGGGTAGCTCGGACACCGCGCGGCGCAGCTGGCCGCCCTGCTCGAGCTGGTCGCGGGGGGTCGCCTTGACCTGGAAGAGGTCACCATCCCCCTCGGTGAGGATTCCGGCCTCACCCTCGGCGCCGCCGCCCTCGGTCTCCTCGGCAGCCCCCGACGTGGTGTCGGTGGGCTCGTCGCCACCGCTGTCGCCGCAGGCCCCAAGGACCAGGGCGAGCGCCGCACCGGTCGCCAGGACCGCTGCACCCTTCTTCGTGCGCACTGTTTGAACCTCCATGAGAATGTCAAGAGAACGTCCGCGGACGGGGCCGCCCACGCCCGACATCGGTCGGCCGCACGTTCATCCGAGTACTGAACCATGTCGCCTGTGACGTACCGCACGCCGACGGCGCTCTAGACGGACTTGTGACCTAATTGAGACCCGGGCGAAACACTTGGGAGACTTAAGTGTTCGGGCCGCTCCGAAACCGCCTCGGCGCTGCCGGCCGGCGCCGGGATCAAGCGAGGGTGACGTCGCCGGAGAGCAGCGGGCGGCGTCCGTGGCGCTCGACGGCACCGGACCGGCGCAACGGGGAAGATCCAGCCGATCCGAGGCACCCCCGACGGCGCAACGGGGAAGATCCGACCGATCGGAGGCACCCCCGACGGCGCAACGGGGAAGATCCGACCGATCGGGTGAGTTCCGACGGCACAGCGCCGCCGAAAGCTCCCCGTAGAAGTCCCCACCGAGGCGACCCGCCGATCCACCCTGCTCACCGTGGCCGCGGGCACGAGCCTGCGTGCCGTGATCGCGGGTGCCGCGAGCCACCTCACCGCGGCCGCGCGTGTGCTCACCGTGCGCGCGGCACGAACCCGCTCACCCTGCCCGCGAGCCGAGCACGCTCCCCGTTCCGCGGAGCGGCCCGCTCGCGGCGCCACACGCGACGGGGCCGCGCGCGGTGTCCGGTACGCGGCCCCCTCGCTCTCGCCAGCCCGGCCGGCGGCGCGGTCGGGTCAGAAGATCTCGACGGCCTGGGCGTAGTGGCAGGCCGACCGCTGGTCCCCACCCATCGGTGTCAGCGCCGGCTCCTCGTCCACGCAGCGCCGCTGCTCGTCCTCGCTCAGGACGAGGAACTTCGGGCAGCGGGTGCGGAACCGGCAGCCCGACGGCGGGTCCGCCGGGGAGGGCAGGTCGCCGACGAGGAGGATCCGCTCGCGCTGGCGCTCCTTGACGGGGTCGGGCACCGGGATGGCCGAGAGCAGCGCCTGCGTGTACGGGTGCGTGGGAGTCTCGAAGACCTTGTCCACCTCCCCGATCTCGACGATCTTGCCCAGGTACATCACGGCCACCCGGTCGGCGATGTGGCGGACCACCGACAGGTCGTGCGCGACGAAGAGGTAGCTGAGCGAGAGCTTGGCGCGCAGCTCGTCGAGGAGGTTGATGATGCCCGCCTGGATGGACACGTCCAGCGCGGAGACCGGCTCGTCGAGCACGAGCAGCTTCGGCTCGAGCGCGAGCGCCCGGGCGATGCCGATCCGCTGGCGCTGCCCGCCGGAGAAGTGCTGCGGGTAGCGGTTGGCGTGGGAGGGCTCCAGGCCCACCAGCGCCATGAGCTCGCGGACCCGGTCCTCCAGCTGCCGCTTGGGGATCCCGTTGGCCTCCATGGGCTCGGCGATGATGTCGAAGACCGGCATGCGCGGGTCGAGGGAGGCCATGGGGTCCTGGAAGACCACCTGGAGGTCCCGGCGCACGGCCTTGCGCTCGCGCCGGCCGCCCAGGGACTCGACGTCGTTGCCCAGGACCACCACCTTGCCGTTGGAGGGGGCCTTGAGGTCGAGGATCTCCAGCAGCGTCGTCGTCTTTCCCGAGCCCGACTCACCGACGAGGGCGAGGGTCTCCCCCGCGCGGATCTCGAACGAGACGCCGTCGACGGCGTGGACGGTGCCGACGCGGCGCTTGAACACCGAGCCCTTCATGAGGGGGAAGTGCTTCTCCAGGTCCGTCACCGCGAGAACCTCCTCGCGCTCGGCCCGCGGCAGCTGGGCCAGCGGTCGCTCGATGATCCGCGGCACCGGGTACATCTCGAGGAAGGTGAGGTCCTGCTCGGCGATCTCCTCCGAGCGGTGGCAGGCGGCGGTGTGGCCGTCGCCCCGGGTGAGTGCCAGGGCGGGTTCGACGGTGCGGCACACGTCGATCGCCATGGGGCAGCGGGCGGCGAACGGGCACCCCGGCGGGAGGTCGAGGAGCGAGGGCGGGTTGCCCTCGACGGGGGCGAGCGCCTGCTTCTCCTCGGCGTCGGGGCGGGGCAGCGAGCCGAGCAGGCCGATCGTGTAGGGCATCGTCGAGCGGTAGTAGATGTCGTCGACCGGCCCGTGCTCGACGACCCGGCCGGCGTACATCACGGCCACCTGGTCGGCCATGCCCGCCACGACGCCGAGGTCGTGCGTGATCATCATGACCGCGGCACCGGTCTCGCGCTGGGCGGTCTTGAGCACCTCGAGGATCTGCGCCTGGATCGTCACGTCCAGGGCGGTGGTGGGCTCGTCGGCGATGATGAGATCGGGGTTGTTGGCGATCGCCATGGCGATCATGGCCCGCTGCCGCATCCCGCCGGAGAACTCGTGCGGGAAGGCCTTGACCCGCACCGCGGCGTTGGGGATGCCGACGAGGTCGAGCAGCTCCACGGCCCGCTTGCGCGAGGCACCCTCGTCGGTGCGCCCGTGGGCCCGCAGTGCCTCGACGATCTGGTCACCGATCGTGTACACGGGCGTCAGGGCCGAGAGCGGGTCTTGGAAGACCATGCCGATGTTCTTGCCGCGGATGGCGGACATGTGGGCGTCGGAGCGCCCGAGGAGCTCCTCCCCCTGCAGCCGCACCGAGCCGCTGACCTTCGCGTTCGGGGTGAGCAGGCCCATGACGGCCATGGACGTCACCGACTTGCCCGAGCCGGACTCGCCGACGATACCCAGGACCTCCCCCGGACGGACGCTGAAGGAGACCCCGCGCACGGCGTGGACCGAGCCGTCCTCGGAGGGGAAACGCACGTCGAGGTTCTCCACCTCGAGGACCGGCCCACCGCGCATGCGCGCCGACCGCTGGAGGCTGTCGGTCAGGGGTGCGGGCCGGTCGGCCTGGCTGCGGCTGAGGATGTTCACGCGCGTCCTCCGGACTTGGACGTGGGGTCGAGGGCGTCGCGCAGGCCGTCGCCGATGAAGTTGATGAAGACCAGCATCGTCGTCAGCGCCGTCGCGGGCGCCAGGAAGATCCACGGGTAGGTCGCCGCGGTGCGCTGGCCCTCCCCGATGAGCGTGCCCAGCGACGTCTCGGGGGCCTGCACGCCGAAGCCGAAGAAGGACAGCGACGTCTCCGCGAGCACCGCCGAGGCGACGGCGAGGGTGGCGTCGATGATGAGGAGGGAGGAGATGTTGGGCAGGATGTGCCGCACGATGATCCGCGGCGTCGGCACGGACATGTACTTCGCCGCCGTGACGTACTCGAGGTTCTTGATGCCCAGCGTCATCGAGCGGACCACGCGGGCGGAGAGCATCCAGCCCAGCCCGGCCAGCAGCACGATGAGCATGAGCACCGAGCCGCGGCTCCCGCCGGTCTGGACCGACAGGATCGCGATGACGAAGAACGACGGCACCACGAGCAGCAGGTCGATGACCCACAGCGCCACCTTGTCGAACAGCCGCCCGTAGTAGGCGGCGAAGGCGCCCACGGTGGCGGCGATCGCCGTCTGCAGGGCCGCGACGCCCAGGCCGATCATCATCGACTTGCGCAGACCCTCGACGGTGAGGGCGAAGACGTCGCGCCCCGCCTGGGTGGTGCCCAGCCAGTGCGCCTCGCTCGGCGGCTTGAGGAACGCCGTCTGGTCGATCTGGGTGTAGGTCCAGGGCGAGAGGGAGGGCCCGAGGACGGCGAACGCCGCGAGGAGGAGGTACCCCACCAGCCCGACGACGGCGGTCTTGTTCCTCAGGAACCGGCGCGCGACGATCGTGCGGCGCGACAGGCGCCGGGTGCCGACGGGCAGGCCTCCCGCGGCCACCTCCGGGAGCTGGGCCTCGAAGGGACCGGCGACCTGCGAGGTGGGCTCGCGGTCGAGGGCGACGCGCGGTGCGTCGTTGTCCTCGTGCTTGGTCGTGGTCATCTCAGCTCACCCTCACTCGGGGGTCGAGGGCGGCGACGAGGACGTCGGAGAGCATCGCCCCGACGAGCACGCACACGCCGCCGAAGGCCGCGACGGCCACCGACCCGTTGACGTCCTGGCCCTGGAGCGCCTGGACGAAGTAGATGCCCATGCCGTGCCAGCCGTAGACGAGCTCGGTGAACGTGGCACCGAGCACGAGCGTGGCGATGGTGAAGGCGAAGTAGGTCCCGGTCGGGATCAGCGCCGTGCGCAGGGCGTGGCGGCGCAGGGCGACGTTCTGGCGCAGGCCCTTGGCGCGGGCGGTCCGGACGTAGTCGGCCCCGAGGGTGTCGAGCATGAGGTTGCGCTGGATGCGGCTGTAGGAGGCGATCCCGCCCACGGTCAGGGTGATCGTGGGCAGCAGCAGGTGCTGGAGGCGGTCCCACAGCGGTGCGAGCGCGCCGTCGCCGTGCCGCCCGGTCTCGCCGAGGAACTCGAAGAACTGGGTGCCGGTGCTCTGGTTGAACTTCACCGCGAGGATCTGCAGGACGACCGCGATGACGAGGATCGGCGTGGAGATGACGACGAGGGAGCCGAGGGTGATCATCCGGTCCCCGACGCTGTACTGACGCGTCGCGGTCCAGGCCCCGAGGGCCACGCCGATGGTGATCCCCAGCAGCGACCCGATGGTCACCAGCCGCAGGGAGACCCACGCCCGGGTGCCGATCTCGTCGTTGACGAACTCCCCGAACGGGCTGCGGCCCCAGTCCCACGAACCGAGGACGCCGGTGAGCCAGATCCAGTACCGCTCGAGCACCGGGGTCTTGTCGTTGAGGTTGAACGACGTCAGCGAGCTCTCGATCGCGGCCGGGTCGATCGGCGGGTTGCGCATCTCGTACAGGCTGCGCGGGTCGAGCTGCGTGGCCGCGAGCACGTACACCAGCGAGATCGCGATGAAGAGCAGGACCAGGTAGTTCAGGAACCTGCGAGCGAGGTAGAGGAGCATGGGGTGGCTTTCGTGCTCAGGAGGGACGCGGGTGGCCGCCCGGTGGGACGGGCCGCCCGGACCTCACCGACGGGGGGTTCCGCTGGCTCGGAATGTGATCCACGCCATTGGTGACATCGAGACAGATTACATGCTCGTTCATGACCATCATGTTTCGGCCGACCGGTGTCCTGAGATGCCGCGCGACGGCGCGCGGCAGGACCCGGGGCGACGGCGCCCACGCACGATCCCGCCTCGGTGCGGGCCTCCCGCGAGCGTGCGTCCGGTGCCGGCGACGAGCCCGGTGGCGACGCCGGCCGGGCCCGTCCAGGATGCAGGCCGGGGCCGCCCGCCGTGGCGGGCGGCCCGGCTCTCACAGCTCCAGGCTGGCTCCGGGGATGGCCGCGAGGAGCTCCTGTGTGTAGGCCTGCTTCGGGTGGTCGAAGACCTCGTCGGTGCTCGCCATCTCCACGATGCGGCCCTTCTCCATCACCGCGACCTCGTCGGCGATCTGCCGGACGACGGCGAGGTCGTGGGTGATGAAGAGGTAGGTCAGCCCCAGCTCGGTCTGCAGGTCGTTGAGCAGGGTGAGGACCTGCGCCTGGACCAGCACGTCCAGGGCGGAGACGGCCTCGTCGCACACCACGAGGCTGGGGTTCAGCGCCAGTGCCCGCGCGACGGCCACGCGCTGACGCTGCCCGCCGGAGAGCTCGTTGGGGTAGCGACGCATGGTCGAGGTGGGCAGCGAGACGAGCTCCAGCAGCTCGGCGACGCGCTTGGCGCGCTCCTTCTTGTCGCCGACGCCGTGGACCCGCAGCGGCTCCTCGATGACGCGGAAGATCGAGTACATCGGGTCGAGGGAGCCGTAGGGGTTCTGGAAGACGGGTTGCACCTGGCGGCGGAAGTCGAACAACTCCTTGCGGTCGAGGGAACCGACGTCCGTCCCTTCGAAGATCACCGAGCCCTCGGTCGGCTCGAGCAGGTTGAGCATGATGTTCGCGACCGTCGACTTGCCGGAGCCGGACTCCCCCACCAGGGCCGTCGTACTGCCGCGGG
Coding sequences within it:
- a CDS encoding ABC transporter family substrate-binding protein, with protein sequence MRTKKGAAVLATGAALALVLGACGDSGGDEPTDTTSGAAEETEGGGAEGEAGILTEGDGDLFQVKATPRDQLEQGGQLRRAVSELPPQWNPMHVNGNNADYTDIRDAMSPATWDYNGEGSPVPNENYLLDFTDETVDGQQVITLNLNPDAVWNSGDPINWEDYQASLTACNGENAEFQCVQTGPYEQIESVEQGETEFDVVITFKETYPDWSSLVSSVVPAESVADAATFNEGWLEFPADWFTGPYKVDNLDEAQQVLTLVPNENWWGPAPMLDEIQFRVVAPDATGTAFQNNEIDVFDVGPDPNAYALAQTVSGAEIREAKGPNWRHFTINSTAGLLQDQVIRQAIQRGIDRQAIAESDLAGLPGEKKPLNNHIFMENQEGFVDNGSEYGYDPERAMADLEEAGWVLNEDTGIREKDGEPLAVKFSVLTGVGASENEGQLAQAQLKEIGIDLELVQTPVDEFGPALEAGDFEIMAFSWIGTPYPMNGLAQLYGDPSTNTSNYAKLNNPELNELIKQIDVETDPAARIDLANEADVMIWESGHTLPLYQRPELVATVSNLANFGATGFSTTRAENWGFVSE
- a CDS encoding ABC transporter permease, with the translated sequence MLLYLARRFLNYLVLLFIAISLVYVLAATQLDPRSLYEMRNPPIDPAAIESSLTSFNLNDKTPVLERYWIWLTGVLGSWDWGRSPFGEFVNDEIGTRAWVSLRLVTIGSLLGITIGVALGAWTATRQYSVGDRMITLGSLVVISTPILVIAVVLQILAVKFNQSTGTQFFEFLGETGRHGDGALAPLWDRLQHLLLPTITLTVGGIASYSRIQRNLMLDTLGADYVRTARAKGLRQNVALRRHALRTALIPTGTYFAFTIATLVLGATFTELVYGWHGMGIYFVQALQGQDVNGSVAVAAFGGVCVLVGAMLSDVLVAALDPRVRVS
- a CDS encoding ABC transporter permease, with amino-acid sequence MTTTKHEDNDAPRVALDREPTSQVAGPFEAQLPEVAAGGLPVGTRRLSRRTIVARRFLRNKTAVVGLVGYLLLAAFAVLGPSLSPWTYTQIDQTAFLKPPSEAHWLGTTQAGRDVFALTVEGLRKSMMIGLGVAALQTAIAATVGAFAAYYGRLFDKVALWVIDLLLVVPSFFVIAILSVQTGGSRGSVLMLIVLLAGLGWMLSARVVRSMTLGIKNLEYVTAAKYMSVPTPRIIVRHILPNISSLLIIDATLAVASAVLAETSLSFFGFGVQAPETSLGTLIGEGQRTAATYPWIFLAPATALTTMLVFINFIGDGLRDALDPTSKSGGRA
- a CDS encoding ABC transporter ATP-binding protein → MRGGPVLEVENLDVRFPSEDGSVHAVRGVSFSVRPGEVLGIVGESGSGKSVTSMAVMGLLTPNAKVSGSVRLQGEELLGRSDAHMSAIRGKNIGMVFQDPLSALTPVYTIGDQIVEALRAHGRTDEGASRKRAVELLDLVGIPNAAVRVKAFPHEFSGGMRQRAMIAMAIANNPDLIIADEPTTALDVTIQAQILEVLKTAQRETGAAVMMITHDLGVVAGMADQVAVMYAGRVVEHGPVDDIYYRSTMPYTIGLLGSLPRPDAEEKQALAPVEGNPPSLLDLPPGCPFAARCPMAIDVCRTVEPALALTRGDGHTAACHRSEEIAEQDLTFLEMYPVPRIIERPLAQLPRAEREEVLAVTDLEKHFPLMKGSVFKRRVGTVHAVDGVSFEIRAGETLALVGESGSGKTTTLLEILDLKAPSNGKVVVLGNDVESLGGRRERKAVRRDLQVVFQDPMASLDPRMPVFDIIAEPMEANGIPKRQLEDRVRELMALVGLEPSHANRYPQHFSGGQRQRIGIARALALEPKLLVLDEPVSALDVSIQAGIINLLDELRAKLSLSYLFVAHDLSVVRHIADRVAVMYLGKIVEIGEVDKVFETPTHPYTQALLSAIPVPDPVKERQRERILLVGDLPSPADPPSGCRFRTRCPKFLVLSEDEQRRCVDEEPALTPMGGDQRSACHYAQAVEIF